Proteins from one Eubalaena glacialis isolate mEubGla1 chromosome 8, mEubGla1.1.hap2.+ XY, whole genome shotgun sequence genomic window:
- the WIPF3 gene encoding WAS/WASL-interacting protein family member 3 isoform X3, protein MPLPPPLPPLPPPPPQLGPPPPPPPSAPLVSTDASSLRKADPKGRSALLADIQQGTRLRKVTQINDRSAPQIDSSKGTNKEGGGPANSRGGSTPPALGDLFAGGFPVLRPAGQRDAAGGKTGQGPGSRAPSPRLPTKTISGPFNPPASPRLGDASEAHGAAWTVPPRPSMPAPPPPPLPPALPPSSPAKAPLVSPPGPPTKGSPPVLAPPLPCAPPPPPPPPPALAPSDKAVRPQLARLHLPPVPPPLPLLPPCGYPGLSADAASPAEDVPEPPAPPFPPPPPPPPPPPPPLPAYAPRTPRASLPAPPLPGANDSGEAPPPRPPKSPCFQAQPPEPSVQALPAPPALPGSQTFPQKKRPGRGPGTSGGKLNPPPAPPARSPTTELSSRSQQAPAWTPTQQPGGQLRNGILHIIDDFESKFTFHSMEDFPPPDEYKPCQKIYPSKIPRRSTVLLL, encoded by the exons GTAAGTACAGATGCTTCCAGCTTGAGAAAGGCAGATCCCAAAGGTCGGAGTGCACTGTTGGCTGATATCCAGCAAGGAACTCGCCTACGAAAAGTCACGCAGATCAATGACCGCAGTGCCCCACAAATAGACA GTTCTAAAGGAACCAACAAAGAAGGAGGAGGTCCTGCAAACTCTCGAGGCGGGAGCACGCCCCCAGCCCTGGGAGATCTGTTTGCTGGTGGCTTTCCAGTGTTACGGCCAGCAGGCCAGAGGGATGCAGCAG GCGGCAAGACAGGGCAGGGCCCTGGCTCCCGAGCGCCTTCTCCCCGGCTTCCCACCAAAACTATCAGCGGCCCGTTCAACCCCCCTGCATCTCCCAGGCTAGGCGACGCCTCCGAGGCGCATGGCGCGGCCTGGACGGTCCCTCCTCGCCCCAGCATGCCCGCCCCACCTCCCCCGCCCTTACCCCCGGCCCTGCCCCCGTCCTCCCCCGCCAAAGCCCCGCTGGTGTCCCCACCTGGCCCACCGACTAAGGGGAGCCCCCCGGTGCTCGCACCCCCTCTGCCCTGTGCACCGCCTCCTCCACCCCCGCCGCCCCCGGCCTTGGCTCCCAGTGACAAGGCGGTGAGGCCTCAGCTAGCCCGCTTGCACCTACCGCCCGTCCCCCCGCcgctccctctcctcccaccttgCGGGTACCCTGGGCTCAGTGCGGACGCTGCCAGCCCTGCCGAAGATGTGCCGGAGCCTCCCGCCCCGCCGTTCCCGCCGCCCCcaccgcccccgccgcccccgccgcccccacTCCCCGCTTACGCCCCACGCACCCCCAGAGCCTCTCTGCCTGCGCCCCCTTTGCCAGGCGCTAACGACAGCGGTGAAGCCCCACCCCCGCGGCCCCCCAAGTCCCCGTGCTTCCAGGCCCAGCCCCCCGAGCCCAGTGTGCAGGCCTTGCCGGCGCCGCCCGCCCTTCCGGGGTCTCAGACGTTCCCGCAGAAGAAGAGGCCCGGCCGAGGCCCCG GGACCAGTGGGGGAAAGCTGAACCCACCCCCAGCACCCCCCGCGAGGTCACCCACCACGGAGCTTTCAAGCAGGAGCCAGCAGGCCCCAGCCTGGACCCCGACCCAGCAGCCTGGAGGTCAGCTGCGGAATGGAATCCTGCACATCATCG ATGACTTTGAGTCTAAATTCACGTTCCATTCTATGGAAGATTTTCCTCCTCCGGATGAGTATAAACCATGCCAGAAGATTTACCCCAGCAAGATTCCCAGAA GGTCAACTGTACTCCTTCTCTGA
- the WIPF3 gene encoding WAS/WASL-interacting protein family member 3 isoform X1: MPLPPPLPPLPPPPPQLGPPPPPPPSAPLVSTDASSLRKADPKGRSALLADIQQGTRLRKVTQINDRSAPQIDSSKGTNKEGGGPANSRGGSTPPALGDLFAGGFPVLRPAGQRDAAGGKTGQGPGSRAPSPRLPTKTISGPFNPPASPRLGDASEAHGAAWTVPPRPSMPAPPPPPLPPALPPSSPAKAPLVSPPGPPTKGSPPVLAPPLPCAPPPPPPPPPALAPSDKAVRPQLARLHLPPVPPPLPLLPPCGYPGLSADAASPAEDVPEPPAPPFPPPPPPPPPPPPPLPAYAPRTPRASLPAPPLPGANDSGEAPPPRPPKSPCFQAQPPEPSVQALPAPPALPGSQTFPQKKRPGRGPGTSGGKLNPPPAPPARSPTTELSSRSQQAPAWTPTQQPGGQLRNGILHIIDDFESKFTFHSMEDFPPPDEYKPCQKIYPSKIPRSHTPGPWLHTEAAGQSSDDIKGRNAQLSLKTLW, translated from the exons GTAAGTACAGATGCTTCCAGCTTGAGAAAGGCAGATCCCAAAGGTCGGAGTGCACTGTTGGCTGATATCCAGCAAGGAACTCGCCTACGAAAAGTCACGCAGATCAATGACCGCAGTGCCCCACAAATAGACA GTTCTAAAGGAACCAACAAAGAAGGAGGAGGTCCTGCAAACTCTCGAGGCGGGAGCACGCCCCCAGCCCTGGGAGATCTGTTTGCTGGTGGCTTTCCAGTGTTACGGCCAGCAGGCCAGAGGGATGCAGCAG GCGGCAAGACAGGGCAGGGCCCTGGCTCCCGAGCGCCTTCTCCCCGGCTTCCCACCAAAACTATCAGCGGCCCGTTCAACCCCCCTGCATCTCCCAGGCTAGGCGACGCCTCCGAGGCGCATGGCGCGGCCTGGACGGTCCCTCCTCGCCCCAGCATGCCCGCCCCACCTCCCCCGCCCTTACCCCCGGCCCTGCCCCCGTCCTCCCCCGCCAAAGCCCCGCTGGTGTCCCCACCTGGCCCACCGACTAAGGGGAGCCCCCCGGTGCTCGCACCCCCTCTGCCCTGTGCACCGCCTCCTCCACCCCCGCCGCCCCCGGCCTTGGCTCCCAGTGACAAGGCGGTGAGGCCTCAGCTAGCCCGCTTGCACCTACCGCCCGTCCCCCCGCcgctccctctcctcccaccttgCGGGTACCCTGGGCTCAGTGCGGACGCTGCCAGCCCTGCCGAAGATGTGCCGGAGCCTCCCGCCCCGCCGTTCCCGCCGCCCCcaccgcccccgccgcccccgccgcccccacTCCCCGCTTACGCCCCACGCACCCCCAGAGCCTCTCTGCCTGCGCCCCCTTTGCCAGGCGCTAACGACAGCGGTGAAGCCCCACCCCCGCGGCCCCCCAAGTCCCCGTGCTTCCAGGCCCAGCCCCCCGAGCCCAGTGTGCAGGCCTTGCCGGCGCCGCCCGCCCTTCCGGGGTCTCAGACGTTCCCGCAGAAGAAGAGGCCCGGCCGAGGCCCCG GGACCAGTGGGGGAAAGCTGAACCCACCCCCAGCACCCCCCGCGAGGTCACCCACCACGGAGCTTTCAAGCAGGAGCCAGCAGGCCCCAGCCTGGACCCCGACCCAGCAGCCTGGAGGTCAGCTGCGGAATGGAATCCTGCACATCATCG ATGACTTTGAGTCTAAATTCACGTTCCATTCTATGGAAGATTTTCCTCCTCCGGATGAGTATAAACCATGCCAGAAGATTTACCCCAGCAAGATTCCCAGAA GCCACACACCTGGTCCCTGGCTCCACACTGAGGCGGCCGGCCAGAGCTCCGATGACATCAAAGGCAGAAATGCTCAG TTATCCCTAAAGACACTCTGGTGA
- the WIPF3 gene encoding WAS/WASL-interacting protein family member 3 isoform X2 yields MPLPPPLPPLPPPPPQLGPPPPPPPSAPLVSTDASSLRKADPKGRSALLADIQQGTRLRKVTQINDRSAPQIDSSKGTNKEGGGPANSRGGSTPPALGDLFAGGFPVLRPAGQRDAAGGKTGQGPGSRAPSPRLPTKTISGPFNPPASPRLGDASEAHGAAWTVPPRPSMPAPPPPPLPPALPPSSPAKAPLVSPPGPPTKGSPPVLAPPLPCAPPPPPPPPPALAPSDKAVRPQLARLHLPPVPPPLPLLPPCGYPGLSADAASPAEDVPEPPAPPFPPPPPPPPPPPPPLPAYAPRTPRASLPAPPLPGANDSGEAPPPRPPKSPCFQAQPPEPSVQALPAPPALPGSQTFPQKKRPGRGPGTSGGKLNPPPAPPARSPTTELSSRSQQAPAWTPTQQPGGQLRNGILHIIDDFESKFTFHSMEDFPPPDEYKPCQKIYPSKIPRSNTISPRPLRPSPFTP; encoded by the exons GTAAGTACAGATGCTTCCAGCTTGAGAAAGGCAGATCCCAAAGGTCGGAGTGCACTGTTGGCTGATATCCAGCAAGGAACTCGCCTACGAAAAGTCACGCAGATCAATGACCGCAGTGCCCCACAAATAGACA GTTCTAAAGGAACCAACAAAGAAGGAGGAGGTCCTGCAAACTCTCGAGGCGGGAGCACGCCCCCAGCCCTGGGAGATCTGTTTGCTGGTGGCTTTCCAGTGTTACGGCCAGCAGGCCAGAGGGATGCAGCAG GCGGCAAGACAGGGCAGGGCCCTGGCTCCCGAGCGCCTTCTCCCCGGCTTCCCACCAAAACTATCAGCGGCCCGTTCAACCCCCCTGCATCTCCCAGGCTAGGCGACGCCTCCGAGGCGCATGGCGCGGCCTGGACGGTCCCTCCTCGCCCCAGCATGCCCGCCCCACCTCCCCCGCCCTTACCCCCGGCCCTGCCCCCGTCCTCCCCCGCCAAAGCCCCGCTGGTGTCCCCACCTGGCCCACCGACTAAGGGGAGCCCCCCGGTGCTCGCACCCCCTCTGCCCTGTGCACCGCCTCCTCCACCCCCGCCGCCCCCGGCCTTGGCTCCCAGTGACAAGGCGGTGAGGCCTCAGCTAGCCCGCTTGCACCTACCGCCCGTCCCCCCGCcgctccctctcctcccaccttgCGGGTACCCTGGGCTCAGTGCGGACGCTGCCAGCCCTGCCGAAGATGTGCCGGAGCCTCCCGCCCCGCCGTTCCCGCCGCCCCcaccgcccccgccgcccccgccgcccccacTCCCCGCTTACGCCCCACGCACCCCCAGAGCCTCTCTGCCTGCGCCCCCTTTGCCAGGCGCTAACGACAGCGGTGAAGCCCCACCCCCGCGGCCCCCCAAGTCCCCGTGCTTCCAGGCCCAGCCCCCCGAGCCCAGTGTGCAGGCCTTGCCGGCGCCGCCCGCCCTTCCGGGGTCTCAGACGTTCCCGCAGAAGAAGAGGCCCGGCCGAGGCCCCG GGACCAGTGGGGGAAAGCTGAACCCACCCCCAGCACCCCCCGCGAGGTCACCCACCACGGAGCTTTCAAGCAGGAGCCAGCAGGCCCCAGCCTGGACCCCGACCCAGCAGCCTGGAGGTCAGCTGCGGAATGGAATCCTGCACATCATCG ATGACTTTGAGTCTAAATTCACGTTCCATTCTATGGAAGATTTTCCTCCTCCGGATGAGTATAAACCATGCCAGAAGATTTACCCCAGCAAGATTCCCAGAA GCAACACCATCTCTCCCCGTCCTCTCAGGCCTTCTCCCTTCACACCATAG